One genomic region from Labeo rohita strain BAU-BD-2019 chromosome 7, IGBB_LRoh.1.0, whole genome shotgun sequence encodes:
- the adgrg3 gene encoding adhesion G protein-coupled receptor G3 isoform X2 — MFHLRQVLTESTRTRGIEHSTREMRGLYCFVLWIFPIFCPTIATKGRERCYEVPKNCQTHDNVPSCIEDRMRRCSSVGPRIRDETYFSTLISSEETVNTERGYVIHISDEALQRSSNGQGKAGLIVSLLNDTFFSVSSSLDSKKGNDPNRTGPILHGQNVLGVWLGEKEVHNLSQPVQLTFLNNINQSENGICVYWHLDKNGKGNWRTDGCTTSIVNDSFVCSCNHLSFFAVLINPKIPEEPHIVSLNYISYVGSALSIAFTALMIVMFLCQRKKQSEHSVVIHVQLSGSLFLLHISFLCSVWFSGQKDIDLVCQGLGLLLHWCLLATFTWTAIEGFHLYLLLVRVFNIYIKRYLLKLSLVGWGVPAITVIICGVTKVYGKYTFYKDKEKSTSTPLCWITTQTVSYITVNGYLGLVMLFNMVMLVVLLIKMRRLRSQSLQFKDHRRRAWREWVSVLGLCCVLGVPWVLAFSTHGPLSLSSLYVFTILNSFQGVYIFLWFLTLTCKAQKDEYISSKGTIQVSFNSNDEIVTTR; from the exons ATGTTTCATTTG AGACAAGTGTTGACAGAGTCTACACGTACTAGAGGAATAGAGCACTCGACGAGAGAAATGAGAGGCTTATACTGTTTTGTTCTGTGGATATTTCCAATTTTTTGTCCCACAATAGCAACTAAAGGAC GTGAGCGTTGTTATGAGGTTCCCAAAAATTGTCAGACGCATGATAACGTTCCATC gtGCATTGAAGATAGAATGCGAAGGTGCTCATCTGTAGGCCCTAGGATAAGAGATGAAACATATTTCTCCACACTAATTTCCTCAGAG gaaacagTCAATACAGAAAGAGGATATGTCATTCACATCTCTGATGAAGCATTACAGAGGAGCAGCAATGGACAGGGGAAAGCAGGTTTGATTGTGTCTCTTCTCAATGATACCTTCTTCAGCGTCAGCAGCAGTTTAGACAGCAAG AAAGGAAATGACCCAAACAGAACAGGCCCAATATTGCATGGGCAAAACGTGTTGGGAGTTTGGCTTGGTGAAAAAGAAGTTCACAACCTTTCTCAGCCTGTTCAACTCACATTCTTAAATAACATCAATCAG aGTGAAAATGGAATCTGTGTCTACTGGCATCTCGATAAAAATGGCaaag GTAACTGGCGTACAGACGGCTGTACCACCAGCATCGTCAATGACAGCTTTGTGTGCAGCTGTAATCATCTGAGCTTTTTTGCAGTGCTCATT AATCCCAAAATTCCTGAAGAGCCCCATATTGTCTCTCTCAACTACATTTCATATGTTGGCTCTGCACTTTCAATAGCATTTACAGCGCTTATGATTGTTATGTTTCTGTGCCAGAG GAAGAAGCAAAGTGAGCATTCAGTTGTAATTCATGTGCAGCTCTCAGGCTCCCTTTTCTTGTTGCACATCTCATTCTTATGCAGCGTGTGGTTTTCAGGCCAGAAAGACATTGATTTAGTGTGCCAGGGTCTAGGACTTCTCCTACACTGGTGCCTTTTAGCCACCTTCACTTGGACAGCCATCGAGGGCTTCCATCTGTACCTGCTGCTGGTGCGGGTCTTCAACATCTACATCAAGAGATACTTGCTTAAACTAAGTCTTGTGGGATGGG GTGTCCCAGCCATTACAGTGATTATATGTGGCGTGACTAAAGTGTACggcaaatatacattttacaaagacaaagaaaaatcaacaaGCACACCTCT ATGCTGGATAACCACACAGACAGTGAGCTACATTACAGTGAATGGTTATCTGGGGTTGGTGATGCTCTTTAACATGGTTATGCTGGTGGTGCTGCTGATTAAGATGCGTCGATTAAGATCACAATCTCTTCAGTTTAAAGACCATCGGAGGAGGGCATGGAGAGAATGGGTGTCTGTACTGGGGCTCTGCTGTGTTCTGGGAGTGCCCTGGGTACTGGCCTTCTCCACCCATGGCCCCTTGAGTCTCTCTTCGCTCTATGTTTTCACAATTCTCAACAGTTTTCAGG GTGTCTATATTTTCTTGTGGTTTTTGACTCTCACGTGTAAAGCACAGAAGGACGAATACATCTCATCCAAAGGCACCATTCAGGTCAGCTTCAACAGTAATGACGAAATTGTGACTACAAGATAA
- the adgrg3 gene encoding adhesion G protein-coupled receptor G3 isoform X3 encodes MYEMDRCIEDRMRRCSSVGPRIRDETYFSTLISSEETVNTERGYVIHISDEALQRSSNGQGKAGLIVSLLNDTFFSVSSSLDSKKGNDPNRTGPILHGQNVLGVWLGEKEVHNLSQPVQLTFLNNINQSENGICVYWHLDKNGKGNWRTDGCTTSIVNDSFVCSCNHLSFFAVLINPKIPEEPHIVSLNYISYVGSALSIAFTALMIVMFLCQRKKQSEHSVVIHVQLSGSLFLLHISFLCSVWFSGQKDIDLVCQGLGLLLHWCLLATFTWTAIEGFHLYLLLVRVFNIYIKRYLLKLSLVGWGVPAITVIICGVTKVYGKYTFYKDKEKSTSTPLCWITTQTVSYITVNGYLGLVMLFNMVMLVVLLIKMRRLRSQSLQFKDHRRRAWREWVSVLGLCCVLGVPWVLAFSTHGPLSLSSLYVFTILNSFQGVYIFLWFLTLTCKAQKDEYISSKGTIQVSFNSNDEIVTTR; translated from the exons ATGTATGAAATGGACAG gtGCATTGAAGATAGAATGCGAAGGTGCTCATCTGTAGGCCCTAGGATAAGAGATGAAACATATTTCTCCACACTAATTTCCTCAGAG gaaacagTCAATACAGAAAGAGGATATGTCATTCACATCTCTGATGAAGCATTACAGAGGAGCAGCAATGGACAGGGGAAAGCAGGTTTGATTGTGTCTCTTCTCAATGATACCTTCTTCAGCGTCAGCAGCAGTTTAGACAGCAAG AAAGGAAATGACCCAAACAGAACAGGCCCAATATTGCATGGGCAAAACGTGTTGGGAGTTTGGCTTGGTGAAAAAGAAGTTCACAACCTTTCTCAGCCTGTTCAACTCACATTCTTAAATAACATCAATCAG aGTGAAAATGGAATCTGTGTCTACTGGCATCTCGATAAAAATGGCaaag GTAACTGGCGTACAGACGGCTGTACCACCAGCATCGTCAATGACAGCTTTGTGTGCAGCTGTAATCATCTGAGCTTTTTTGCAGTGCTCATT AATCCCAAAATTCCTGAAGAGCCCCATATTGTCTCTCTCAACTACATTTCATATGTTGGCTCTGCACTTTCAATAGCATTTACAGCGCTTATGATTGTTATGTTTCTGTGCCAGAG GAAGAAGCAAAGTGAGCATTCAGTTGTAATTCATGTGCAGCTCTCAGGCTCCCTTTTCTTGTTGCACATCTCATTCTTATGCAGCGTGTGGTTTTCAGGCCAGAAAGACATTGATTTAGTGTGCCAGGGTCTAGGACTTCTCCTACACTGGTGCCTTTTAGCCACCTTCACTTGGACAGCCATCGAGGGCTTCCATCTGTACCTGCTGCTGGTGCGGGTCTTCAACATCTACATCAAGAGATACTTGCTTAAACTAAGTCTTGTGGGATGGG GTGTCCCAGCCATTACAGTGATTATATGTGGCGTGACTAAAGTGTACggcaaatatacattttacaaagacaaagaaaaatcaacaaGCACACCTCT ATGCTGGATAACCACACAGACAGTGAGCTACATTACAGTGAATGGTTATCTGGGGTTGGTGATGCTCTTTAACATGGTTATGCTGGTGGTGCTGCTGATTAAGATGCGTCGATTAAGATCACAATCTCTTCAGTTTAAAGACCATCGGAGGAGGGCATGGAGAGAATGGGTGTCTGTACTGGGGCTCTGCTGTGTTCTGGGAGTGCCCTGGGTACTGGCCTTCTCCACCCATGGCCCCTTGAGTCTCTCTTCGCTCTATGTTTTCACAATTCTCAACAGTTTTCAGG GTGTCTATATTTTCTTGTGGTTTTTGACTCTCACGTGTAAAGCACAGAAGGACGAATACATCTCATCCAAAGGCACCATTCAGGTCAGCTTCAACAGTAATGACGAAATTGTGACTACAAGATAA
- the adgrg3 gene encoding adhesion G protein-coupled receptor G3 isoform X1: protein MRPAFQRQVLTESTRTRGIEHSTREMRGLYCFVLWIFPIFCPTIATKGRERCYEVPKNCQTHDNVPSCIEDRMRRCSSVGPRIRDETYFSTLISSEETVNTERGYVIHISDEALQRSSNGQGKAGLIVSLLNDTFFSVSSSLDSKKGNDPNRTGPILHGQNVLGVWLGEKEVHNLSQPVQLTFLNNINQSENGICVYWHLDKNGKGNWRTDGCTTSIVNDSFVCSCNHLSFFAVLINPKIPEEPHIVSLNYISYVGSALSIAFTALMIVMFLCQRKKQSEHSVVIHVQLSGSLFLLHISFLCSVWFSGQKDIDLVCQGLGLLLHWCLLATFTWTAIEGFHLYLLLVRVFNIYIKRYLLKLSLVGWGVPAITVIICGVTKVYGKYTFYKDKEKSTSTPLCWITTQTVSYITVNGYLGLVMLFNMVMLVVLLIKMRRLRSQSLQFKDHRRRAWREWVSVLGLCCVLGVPWVLAFSTHGPLSLSSLYVFTILNSFQGVYIFLWFLTLTCKAQKDEYISSKGTIQVSFNSNDEIVTTR, encoded by the exons ATGAGACCTGCTTTTCAGAGACAAGTGTTGACAGAGTCTACACGTACTAGAGGAATAGAGCACTCGACGAGAGAAATGAGAGGCTTATACTGTTTTGTTCTGTGGATATTTCCAATTTTTTGTCCCACAATAGCAACTAAAGGAC GTGAGCGTTGTTATGAGGTTCCCAAAAATTGTCAGACGCATGATAACGTTCCATC gtGCATTGAAGATAGAATGCGAAGGTGCTCATCTGTAGGCCCTAGGATAAGAGATGAAACATATTTCTCCACACTAATTTCCTCAGAG gaaacagTCAATACAGAAAGAGGATATGTCATTCACATCTCTGATGAAGCATTACAGAGGAGCAGCAATGGACAGGGGAAAGCAGGTTTGATTGTGTCTCTTCTCAATGATACCTTCTTCAGCGTCAGCAGCAGTTTAGACAGCAAG AAAGGAAATGACCCAAACAGAACAGGCCCAATATTGCATGGGCAAAACGTGTTGGGAGTTTGGCTTGGTGAAAAAGAAGTTCACAACCTTTCTCAGCCTGTTCAACTCACATTCTTAAATAACATCAATCAG aGTGAAAATGGAATCTGTGTCTACTGGCATCTCGATAAAAATGGCaaag GTAACTGGCGTACAGACGGCTGTACCACCAGCATCGTCAATGACAGCTTTGTGTGCAGCTGTAATCATCTGAGCTTTTTTGCAGTGCTCATT AATCCCAAAATTCCTGAAGAGCCCCATATTGTCTCTCTCAACTACATTTCATATGTTGGCTCTGCACTTTCAATAGCATTTACAGCGCTTATGATTGTTATGTTTCTGTGCCAGAG GAAGAAGCAAAGTGAGCATTCAGTTGTAATTCATGTGCAGCTCTCAGGCTCCCTTTTCTTGTTGCACATCTCATTCTTATGCAGCGTGTGGTTTTCAGGCCAGAAAGACATTGATTTAGTGTGCCAGGGTCTAGGACTTCTCCTACACTGGTGCCTTTTAGCCACCTTCACTTGGACAGCCATCGAGGGCTTCCATCTGTACCTGCTGCTGGTGCGGGTCTTCAACATCTACATCAAGAGATACTTGCTTAAACTAAGTCTTGTGGGATGGG GTGTCCCAGCCATTACAGTGATTATATGTGGCGTGACTAAAGTGTACggcaaatatacattttacaaagacaaagaaaaatcaacaaGCACACCTCT ATGCTGGATAACCACACAGACAGTGAGCTACATTACAGTGAATGGTTATCTGGGGTTGGTGATGCTCTTTAACATGGTTATGCTGGTGGTGCTGCTGATTAAGATGCGTCGATTAAGATCACAATCTCTTCAGTTTAAAGACCATCGGAGGAGGGCATGGAGAGAATGGGTGTCTGTACTGGGGCTCTGCTGTGTTCTGGGAGTGCCCTGGGTACTGGCCTTCTCCACCCATGGCCCCTTGAGTCTCTCTTCGCTCTATGTTTTCACAATTCTCAACAGTTTTCAGG GTGTCTATATTTTCTTGTGGTTTTTGACTCTCACGTGTAAAGCACAGAAGGACGAATACATCTCATCCAAAGGCACCATTCAGGTCAGCTTCAACAGTAATGACGAAATTGTGACTACAAGATAA